Proteins from a single region of Mucilaginibacter daejeonensis:
- a CDS encoding ATP-dependent Clp protease adaptor ClpS, which yields MPTEVQEETLTLEEILASLKEMHRLILWNDDVNTFEHVIHCMMKYLDYTETQSEKIAWKVHNEGKCAVLEGSFTEMEVYRKILQQEGLTVTVD from the coding sequence ATGCCAACAGAAGTACAGGAAGAAACGCTCACACTGGAAGAGATACTGGCGAGCCTGAAAGAGATGCACCGCCTTATTTTGTGGAACGATGATGTGAACACCTTCGAACACGTGATCCATTGCATGATGAAATATCTCGATTACACCGAGACACAATCAGAGAAGATCGCCTGGAAAGTGCATAACGAAGGTAAGTGCGCTGTACTGGAAGGTTCCTTTACCGAAATGGAAGTTTACCGCAAGATCTTGCAACAGGAAGGGTTGACCGTAACGGTCGACTAA
- a CDS encoding formimidoylglutamase — MSLADFFTPIDLDRITPAEGFKASQLGNKIQAYTAQFPELDDERPHLAIFGVQEDRNATGNPGCALGPDYVREKLYSLYEGGFTSNIFDLGNIKQGATINDTYFAVRTVVAELVKKDIVAVILGGGQDLTYAQYLAYEEMEQKIDLVVIDSHFDLDEQAEMDADDATTSTSYLNKIFLYEPNYLFNFSNLGYQTYFVSQDSLRVMDNLFFDVHRLGELMGKVEVTEPTIRNASMISFDMGAIRSSDAGGNANATPNGFYGEEACQMCRYAGFNDKLSSIGFYEFNPAYDNNGQTAMLLAEMVWYFIDGFYNRKNDVPLQPRAQYLIYKTTLKHQEHEIVFIKSKKSDRWWMQVPYPTGGSANERYHLVPCKYEDYTTAIDGEMPDLWWRTYQKLA; from the coding sequence ATGTCATTAGCCGATTTCTTCACCCCGATCGACCTCGATAGGATCACTCCCGCAGAAGGCTTCAAGGCCAGTCAATTGGGTAACAAGATACAAGCCTACACCGCCCAGTTCCCCGAACTTGATGATGAGCGCCCGCACCTGGCCATCTTTGGCGTGCAGGAAGATCGCAATGCCACGGGCAATCCGGGTTGTGCATTAGGCCCCGACTATGTGCGCGAAAAGTTGTACAGCCTTTATGAGGGCGGCTTTACCTCCAATATATTCGACCTGGGTAACATTAAACAAGGTGCTACCATTAACGACACTTACTTTGCCGTGCGCACCGTGGTGGCCGAGTTGGTAAAAAAAGACATTGTTGCGGTGATATTAGGTGGCGGGCAGGACCTGACCTACGCGCAGTACCTTGCCTACGAGGAAATGGAGCAGAAGATAGACCTGGTGGTGATCGACTCGCATTTTGACCTTGACGAACAGGCCGAGATGGATGCCGACGATGCTACCACATCCACCTCGTACCTTAATAAGATATTTTTATACGAGCCTAACTACCTGTTCAACTTTAGCAACCTGGGTTACCAAACCTATTTTGTTAGTCAGGACAGTTTGCGGGTAATGGATAACCTGTTCTTTGATGTGCACCGCCTGGGCGAACTGATGGGTAAGGTAGAAGTGACCGAACCTACGATACGTAATGCCAGCATGATCAGCTTTGATATGGGCGCCATCCGTTCATCAGATGCCGGGGGCAATGCCAACGCCACGCCTAACGGTTTTTATGGTGAAGAGGCCTGCCAGATGTGCCGCTATGCAGGCTTTAATGATAAATTGAGTTCGATAGGTTTTTACGAGTTCAACCCGGCTTACGACAATAACGGGCAAACGGCTATGCTGCTGGCCGAGATGGTATGGTACTTCATCGATGGTTTTTATAACCGCAAGAACGACGTACCTTTACAGCCACGAGCGCAATATCTGATCTACAAGACCACGCTTAAGCACCAGGAGCACGAGATCGTGTTCATCAAAAGCAAAAAGAGCGACAGATGGTGGATGCAGGTACCCTACCCTACCGGCGGGTCGGCCAATGAGCGTTATCACTTAGTACCTTGCAAGTACGAGGACTACACCACAGCCATAGATGGCGAGATGCCTGACCTGTGGTGGCGTACCTATCAAAAATTAGCGTAA
- a CDS encoding NAD-dependent epimerase/dehydratase family protein translates to MILVTGATGFLGAVLTRQLAGQNIRIKCLRRSGSSTPDILLPYEHLIQWHTADILDMPALEEAFDGVTQVYHCAAWVSFKQADKDPMIYTNVTGTANIVNLCLENDVRLLHVSSIAAIGQGKPGELITEKHYLEETPVNNIYSISKLESEMEVWRGIAEGLDAVIVNPSLIIGPTAGTHGSGKLFETIRRGMRYYSRGSCGLVDVEDVSRCMIMLMNSDVTAERYIINATNMSYKELIDKAAQCFGVKAPESEAKPWMLELAWRFSAVAAAVTGKDPALDKIAAQAATTEQNYDNRKVIQQTGITFKPIDTTVAEICVALKR, encoded by the coding sequence ATGATCCTTGTTACCGGCGCAACAGGTTTTCTTGGTGCTGTACTGACGCGTCAGCTGGCAGGGCAAAATATCCGCATCAAATGCCTCCGGCGCAGTGGTTCGTCCACTCCTGATATCCTGTTACCGTATGAACATCTGATCCAATGGCACACTGCCGATATACTGGATATGCCCGCCCTTGAGGAGGCTTTTGACGGTGTTACGCAAGTGTATCATTGCGCGGCCTGGGTGTCGTTCAAACAGGCTGATAAGGACCCCATGATATATACCAATGTGACCGGTACGGCCAACATCGTTAACCTGTGTTTGGAGAACGACGTGCGCCTGTTACACGTAAGCTCCATAGCGGCCATAGGCCAGGGTAAGCCCGGCGAGCTGATCACCGAGAAGCATTATTTGGAGGAGACGCCCGTGAACAACATCTACTCCATATCAAAACTGGAGAGCGAGATGGAGGTTTGGCGGGGCATAGCCGAAGGTTTGGACGCCGTGATCGTGAACCCATCGCTCATTATCGGGCCCACCGCAGGCACACACGGCAGCGGCAAGCTATTTGAGACCATACGCCGGGGCATGCGCTATTATTCGCGCGGCAGCTGCGGACTGGTGGATGTGGAGGACGTGTCACGCTGCATGATCATGCTGATGAACAGCGATGTTACCGCCGAGCGATACATCATCAACGCCACTAATATGAGCTATAAAGAGCTGATCGACAAGGCCGCTCAATGCTTTGGTGTCAAAGCGCCAGAGAGTGAGGCCAAACCCTGGATGCTCGAACTGGCCTGGCGGTTCTCGGCCGTGGCAGCTGCGGTCACCGGTAAAGACCCTGCTTTGGATAAGATAGCTGCCCAGGCCGCTACTACCGAGCAGAACTATGATAACCGCAAGGTGATCCAACAGACCGGCATCACTTTTAAGCCGATCGATACTACAGTCGCCGAAATATGCGTAGCCCTAAAAAGATAG
- a CDS encoding HAMP domain-containing sensor histidine kinase translates to MKIKTKLRIGFGFLFMVILLFGAMSLFYIKEIARNANVILKDNYETLSYTREMRALLDEHELPLLPKVADTFARQLQKEERNITERGEREAVQRLHQAFDELVSLNHSDLAKLRQAERQVRQQLRYIETLNMQAIMRKNIAARRSVDRAEWILGIAGALAFVVLLSFSIGFPAFIAEPLRALAAGIREISQKNYSERIHFDHQDEFADVATAFNKMADRLNEWENSNLATVTSEKRRIEAIIDQMHDAIFGVNEVNEVVFMNDAARHILQIGEEHIVGQHIGQLLQHNELLREAIAQGAVTDPFKMRVDGREAYFQLYSRNITVPDLNKSRTPDAATRPAGKVYMLRNVTEFKERDEAKTHFIATISHELKTPISSIKMSTQLLTDDRVGGMNEEQRQLVAHIQDDTTRLLKITSELLELSQVETGHIQLEMAAVSPAQIISYAVEAIKLPAEQKGVTIDLDIAHDLPNVKADMERTAWVLVNFLSNALRYSSARSKVEVSARVLGPQVEFSVRDHGKGIDEQYQKRLFDRYFQVPTDGQNRSGSGLGLAISKDFIEAQQGRIWVKSALGEGSRFSFTLPVA, encoded by the coding sequence ATGAAGATCAAGACCAAGCTTCGTATCGGATTCGGCTTCCTTTTCATGGTGATCCTGTTGTTCGGGGCGATGTCGCTTTTTTACATCAAGGAAATAGCTCGGAACGCCAATGTGATCCTGAAGGACAACTACGAAACGCTGAGCTACACCCGCGAGATGCGTGCCCTACTGGACGAACATGAGCTACCTTTGTTGCCGAAGGTGGCCGACACCTTTGCCCGCCAGCTACAAAAAGAAGAGCGCAACATCACCGAACGAGGGGAACGCGAAGCCGTACAGCGGTTGCATCAGGCCTTTGATGAGTTGGTATCACTGAACCATTCGGACCTCGCCAAACTAAGGCAAGCCGAACGCCAGGTACGCCAGCAATTAAGATACATAGAGACGCTCAACATGCAGGCCATCATGCGCAAGAACATAGCCGCCCGACGGTCGGTGGACCGTGCCGAATGGATACTGGGTATCGCAGGGGCATTGGCCTTTGTGGTGCTGTTAAGTTTCAGCATCGGCTTCCCGGCCTTTATAGCGGAGCCGCTACGTGCGCTGGCGGCAGGTATACGCGAGATCAGCCAAAAGAACTATAGCGAACGAATCCACTTTGACCACCAGGACGAATTTGCCGATGTGGCCACGGCCTTCAACAAAATGGCCGACCGGCTCAACGAGTGGGAGAATAGCAATCTTGCCACTGTCACCTCTGAGAAACGGCGTATCGAGGCCATTATTGACCAGATGCATGATGCCATTTTTGGGGTGAACGAGGTCAACGAAGTAGTGTTCATGAATGATGCCGCACGCCATATCCTGCAGATAGGCGAAGAACACATCGTTGGGCAGCACATCGGACAACTATTACAGCATAATGAACTCCTGCGCGAGGCCATAGCCCAGGGAGCGGTGACCGACCCCTTCAAAATGCGGGTAGACGGCCGCGAAGCTTACTTTCAGTTATACAGCCGCAACATTACCGTGCCCGACCTGAACAAGAGCCGTACTCCCGATGCGGCTACCCGCCCCGCAGGCAAGGTGTACATGCTGCGCAATGTGACCGAATTTAAGGAGCGTGATGAAGCCAAGACCCATTTCATCGCTACTATATCGCACGAATTGAAAACGCCTATCTCGTCCATCAAAATGAGCACGCAGTTGCTTACCGATGACAGGGTAGGTGGCATGAACGAGGAACAGCGACAATTGGTAGCCCATATACAGGATGATACCACCCGCCTGCTCAAGATCACCAGCGAGCTGCTCGAACTATCGCAAGTGGAGACCGGGCACATCCAGCTTGAAATGGCTGCCGTATCGCCTGCCCAGATCATCAGCTATGCTGTAGAAGCGATAAAGTTGCCGGCCGAACAAAAGGGCGTCACCATAGACCTCGACATAGCCCACGACCTGCCCAACGTAAAGGCCGATATGGAAAGAACGGCATGGGTGCTGGTCAACTTCCTATCCAATGCCCTGCGCTACAGTTCAGCGCGCTCCAAGGTGGAGGTGTCGGCCAGGGTGCTTGGGCCACAGGTCGAATTCTCGGTGCGGGATCACGGTAAGGGCATTGATGAGCAGTATCAAAAACGATTGTTCGACCGCTACTTCCAAGTGCCTACCGATGGGCAGAATCGTTCGGGCTCAGGCCTCGGACTAGCCATCTCCAAAGATTTCATAGAGGCCCAACAAGGCCGTATATGGGTCAAAAGCGCTTTGGGCGAAGGCAGCCGTTTTTCGTTTACCTTGCCGGTAGCCTAA
- a CDS encoding sulfate adenylyltransferase subunit 1, with the protein MEILKFITAGSVDDGKSTLIGRLLYDTDAILEDQLEAIHNSNRKNDDGTIDLAILTDGLKAEREQGITIDVAYKYFQTENRKFIIADAPGHIQYTRNMVTGASNANLAIILIDARKGVIEQTNRHSFLVSLLALPEVVVCVNKMDMVNHDQDTFNKIVAQYQVLAGKLGLKNVTYIPVSALKGDNIVNGSTNMPWYTGKSLLDHLETVEITVDDSRAHARFPVQWVVRPQTEELHDYRGYAGRVSSGNFKVNDKVTVLPSGFSSTITKIELLDQEFEEAFAGQSVTIHLQDEIDISRGDVLVNSAAQPEVSNLIEADLCWMDTRALDTTMTYLIQHNSKVTRCRIQEVLYKFNINTLDKVQGDEEFKLNDIGRIIIKTAEPLAFDVYQDNKANGGAIIIDSRTNVTVGALMLRAAVS; encoded by the coding sequence ATGGAGATACTAAAATTTATAACCGCAGGTAGTGTTGATGATGGTAAAAGTACCCTGATCGGCCGCTTGCTGTACGATACCGATGCCATATTGGAGGATCAGTTAGAGGCCATACACAACTCTAACCGCAAGAATGACGATGGCACCATTGACCTGGCCATATTGACCGACGGCCTGAAGGCTGAACGCGAGCAGGGCATCACCATCGATGTGGCCTACAAATACTTCCAGACCGAGAACCGTAAGTTCATCATCGCTGATGCGCCTGGTCATATCCAGTACACCCGCAACATGGTGACCGGTGCCAGCAATGCTAACCTGGCCATTATTTTGATCGATGCCCGCAAAGGTGTGATCGAGCAAACCAATCGTCATTCGTTCCTGGTATCGCTTTTGGCCTTACCTGAGGTAGTGGTTTGCGTGAACAAAATGGACATGGTGAACCACGACCAGGATACTTTTAACAAGATCGTGGCGCAGTACCAGGTACTGGCTGGTAAGCTGGGTTTAAAAAATGTGACCTACATACCGGTGAGCGCCCTTAAAGGCGATAACATCGTTAATGGCTCCACCAATATGCCCTGGTATACCGGCAAAAGCCTGTTAGACCATTTAGAGACCGTCGAGATCACCGTTGACGATAGCCGCGCTCATGCCCGTTTCCCGGTGCAATGGGTGGTTAGGCCGCAAACCGAAGAACTACATGATTACCGTGGTTATGCGGGTCGTGTATCAAGCGGTAACTTTAAAGTGAACGATAAGGTGACCGTGCTGCCATCGGGCTTCAGCTCCACCATTACCAAGATAGAGTTACTCGACCAGGAATTTGAGGAAGCATTTGCAGGACAATCAGTTACCATACACCTGCAGGACGAAATCGACATTAGCCGTGGCGATGTGCTGGTGAACAGTGCCGCACAACCAGAAGTGTCCAACCTGATCGAGGCCGACCTGTGCTGGATGGACACCCGCGCGCTGGATACCACCATGACCTATTTAATACAACACAATAGCAAAGTAACGCGCTGCCGCATACAGGAAGTGCTTTACAAATTCAATATCAACACGTTAGATAAAGTGCAGGGAGACGAGGAGTTCAAGTTGAATGATATTGGACGCATCATTATAAAGACCGCCGAGCCACTGGCCTTTGATGTTTATCAGGACAACAAGGCCAACGGGGGCGCTATCATTATTGATAGCCGAACCAACGTTACGGTAGGTGCTTTGATGCTGCGGGCCGCTGTGTCTTAA
- the cysD gene encoding sulfate adenylyltransferase subunit CysD: protein MSKHHLDYLDELEAEAIYILREVAGQFEKPALLFSGGKDSITLVRLAEKAFRPGKFPFPLVHIDTGHNFPETIRYRDDMVARLGEKLIIGHVQDSIDQGKVVEQKGKNASRNALQTVTLLDTIAANGFDACIGGARRDEEKARAKERIFSVRDEFGQWDPKRQRPELWNLYNGKIHKGENVRVFPISNWTELDVWNYIRRENIALPSIYFAHERDTIVRNGQLMAAAEFLNMDEEDVITRRNVRFRTVGDMTCTAAVESDAFLIDDIINEISASKISERGARMDDKVSEAAMEDRKKGGYF, encoded by the coding sequence ATGAGTAAACATCACTTGGATTACCTCGATGAACTCGAGGCAGAGGCCATTTATATTTTAAGAGAGGTGGCAGGCCAGTTCGAAAAGCCGGCACTACTATTTTCGGGTGGAAAGGACTCGATCACGCTGGTGAGGCTGGCCGAGAAAGCTTTCCGTCCGGGTAAGTTCCCGTTCCCGCTGGTACATATCGATACCGGCCATAACTTTCCGGAGACCATCCGATACCGTGATGACATGGTGGCCCGTTTGGGCGAAAAACTGATCATTGGTCATGTACAGGACTCGATCGATCAGGGTAAGGTAGTAGAACAAAAAGGCAAGAACGCCAGCCGTAACGCCCTGCAAACCGTTACTTTGTTAGATACTATTGCCGCCAACGGCTTTGATGCCTGCATAGGTGGTGCCCGCCGCGATGAGGAAAAGGCCCGCGCCAAGGAGCGTATCTTTTCGGTACGTGACGAGTTTGGCCAATGGGACCCTAAACGCCAGCGCCCCGAGCTTTGGAACCTGTATAATGGCAAGATCCACAAAGGCGAGAACGTTCGCGTGTTCCCGATCAGCAACTGGACCGAGTTAGACGTTTGGAACTACATTCGCCGCGAGAACATCGCTTTACCATCTATCTACTTTGCGCACGAGCGTGACACGATCGTTCGTAATGGTCAATTAATGGCCGCTGCGGAGTTCCTGAACATGGATGAAGAAGATGTGATCACCCGCCGCAACGTACGTTTCCGTACCGTGGGCGATATGACCTGTACCGCTGCTGTGGAGTCGGATGCCTTTTTGATCGACGACATCATCAACGAGATCAGCGCCTCCAAGATCAGCGAACGCGGCGCCCGTATGGATGATAAAGTTTCGGAAGCGGCCATGGAGGATAGAAAGAAGGGCGGATATTTTTAA
- a CDS encoding phosphoadenylyl-sulfate reductase yields METLSPHIKQRTEGLDPLSALHWLADEFPGKVVFSTSFGWEDQVITHMIFKNKLPIRVFTLETGRLFPETYYVWNRTMEMYEAPIHAYYPQQEALERMVNAKGPSSFYESVENRKECCGIRKIEPLKRALSGNTVWITGIRAEQSPNRQDMENVEWDAGNQLVKFHPIFDWTLDEVKQYIKENNVPYNSLHDRGFPSIGCQPCTRAVQPGEDFRAGRWWWEDQSKKECGLHSVQEIITEK; encoded by the coding sequence ATGGAAACACTTTCACCACATATCAAGCAACGCACCGAGGGTTTAGACCCTCTGAGTGCCTTGCATTGGCTGGCTGATGAATTTCCGGGCAAAGTGGTATTCTCTACCAGTTTTGGCTGGGAAGACCAGGTGATCACGCATATGATATTTAAGAACAAGTTGCCGATCAGGGTATTTACCCTCGAGACCGGCCGCCTGTTCCCCGAAACGTATTACGTATGGAACCGTACCATGGAAATGTACGAGGCCCCTATACATGCCTACTACCCTCAACAGGAAGCATTGGAACGCATGGTGAACGCCAAAGGCCCAAGCAGTTTTTATGAGTCGGTGGAGAACCGCAAGGAGTGTTGCGGTATACGCAAGATCGAGCCGTTGAAGCGCGCATTGAGCGGCAACACGGTATGGATAACCGGCATCAGGGCCGAGCAATCCCCCAACCGTCAGGACATGGAAAATGTGGAGTGGGATGCCGGCAATCAGCTGGTGAAGTTCCACCCTATATTTGATTGGACGCTTGATGAAGTAAAACAGTACATCAAAGAGAATAACGTACCCTATAACAGCCTGCATGACCGTGGTTTCCCGAGCATTGGCTGCCAGCCTTGCACCCGCGCCGTACAACCAGGCGAGGACTTTAGGGCCGGACGCTGGTGGTGGGAGGACCAGTCGAAAAAAGAATGCGGCTTACATTCGGTACAGGAGATAATAACAGAGAAATGA
- a CDS encoding TSUP family transporter, whose protein sequence is MASLPKNGHIAPVPATATADGNQLFPVFLKLNQLRTVLIGAGNVGLEKLTALLNNSQLATVTIVAEAILPEVLELAARYPRVTIVQKRFADTDLDQADVVIAATADNVLNEQIRQAAHQRKLLINVADKPELCDFYLGSIVKKGDLKVAISTNGKSPTVAKRLKEVLAEALPNELDTTLQQLSALRNTLTGDFASKVTALNKATAILVDPKPVRKKNFKWLIWLTIVISLGVAFASLWYNEPGFKTYVEGIDSLFYKFLAAGFVFAMIDGAIGMSYGVTSTAFSLSMGITPASASMAVHLSEIMSNGIAGWMHYRMGNVNWKMFKLLILPGIAGALVGAYLVSSLEHYSMYTKPMVSVYTLILGSVILSKAFKTGKKRSGEKIKRISLLGLGGGFIDAVGGGGWGSIVLSSLIAGGRHPRFSLGTVKLTRFFIAMMGSLTFLIMLNGAPWSAITGLIIGSALAAPIAARISNRISVKVIMVAVGIIVILVSLKSIWGFATKIL, encoded by the coding sequence ATGGCATCCTTGCCTAAAAATGGACATATAGCCCCAGTACCTGCCACCGCAACAGCGGATGGTAACCAGCTATTCCCTGTTTTTTTGAAGCTGAACCAACTACGCACGGTATTGATCGGCGCAGGCAATGTCGGTCTTGAAAAGCTTACAGCTTTACTGAACAATAGCCAGTTAGCCACGGTGACCATCGTAGCTGAAGCGATATTGCCCGAAGTGTTGGAGCTGGCAGCCCGCTATCCGCGGGTGACCATCGTACAAAAGCGCTTTGCCGATACCGACCTGGACCAGGCCGATGTGGTGATCGCTGCCACGGCAGATAATGTGCTGAACGAGCAGATCCGCCAGGCCGCCCACCAACGCAAACTACTGATCAATGTGGCCGATAAGCCCGAGCTTTGCGATTTTTACCTGGGCTCCATCGTCAAAAAGGGCGACCTTAAAGTTGCTATCTCTACCAACGGCAAGTCGCCAACGGTGGCCAAACGATTAAAGGAAGTACTGGCCGAAGCGCTGCCGAACGAGTTAGATACTACACTACAACAGCTCAGTGCGTTACGCAATACCCTGACCGGCGACTTTGCCAGCAAGGTAACGGCCCTCAATAAGGCTACAGCCATACTTGTAGACCCTAAGCCGGTCCGCAAAAAGAACTTTAAGTGGCTGATCTGGCTTACCATCGTGATATCGTTAGGTGTGGCCTTCGCCTCGCTATGGTATAATGAACCGGGTTTCAAGACCTACGTAGAGGGTATCGATAGTTTGTTCTACAAGTTCCTGGCGGCAGGGTTCGTGTTCGCCATGATCGATGGCGCCATTGGCATGTCATATGGGGTCACCTCTACCGCATTCTCGCTTTCTATGGGTATCACGCCAGCGTCCGCCAGCATGGCGGTACACTTGTCTGAGATCATGAGCAACGGTATAGCCGGCTGGATGCACTACCGCATGGGCAACGTGAACTGGAAGATGTTCAAACTGCTCATTTTGCCCGGTATAGCCGGTGCGTTGGTAGGTGCTTATTTGGTGTCGTCGTTAGAGCATTATTCCATGTACACCAAGCCAATGGTATCGGTGTATACACTGATATTGGGCTCTGTCATCTTATCCAAAGCATTTAAAACAGGCAAAAAGCGCTCAGGCGAAAAGATCAAACGCATATCCCTGTTAGGTTTAGGCGGTGGTTTCATTGACGCAGTGGGCGGCGGTGGCTGGGGTTCTATCGTGCTATCATCACTGATCGCCGGTGGCCGTCATCCACGGTTCTCGCTGGGCACCGTTAAATTAACACGGTTCTTTATCGCCATGATGGGCTCGCTTACCTTTTTGATCATGCTGAACGGGGCTCCATGGAGCGCCATTACCGGGCTGATCATTGGCAGCGCGCTGGCCGCACCTATAGCCGCACGTATCTCTAACCGCATATCGGTAAAAGTGATCATGGTGGCTGTGGGTATAATCGTTATATTGGTGAGCCTTAAAAGCATTTGGGGCTTTGCCACCAAGATCTTATAA
- the cobA gene encoding uroporphyrinogen-III C-methyltransferase: protein MKLNNETKSQHKEPRITLVGAGPGDADLITIKGMKALQTADVVLYDALVNDDLLDLAPATAQKVYVGKRSGEHSYSQDAVNQLMVDYALNYGHVVRLKGGDPFVFGRGYEEIEFAAAHQIPTQVVPGISSSIGVPGLQQIPVTHRGASESFWVITGTTADQQISKDLYDAARSNATVVVLMGLHKLVQITEIFKAEGKHELPAAIIQSGSTDKEKVVIGTVETLVELAAANQVKAPAMMIFGKVVSLHPAFNTVKNLYGILA, encoded by the coding sequence ATGAAATTGAACAACGAAACGAAATCACAACATAAAGAGCCCAGGATAACGTTAGTGGGCGCTGGCCCGGGTGATGCCGACCTGATCACTATTAAAGGTATGAAAGCCTTACAAACCGCCGATGTGGTATTGTACGATGCCTTGGTTAACGATGACCTGCTTGACCTGGCACCGGCAACTGCACAAAAAGTATACGTAGGCAAACGCTCGGGCGAGCACTCCTATTCGCAGGATGCTGTTAACCAGTTGATGGTGGATTATGCCTTGAACTACGGCCACGTGGTTCGTCTAAAAGGCGGCGACCCGTTCGTTTTTGGTCGTGGGTATGAAGAGATCGAATTTGCGGCGGCGCACCAGATCCCTACCCAGGTAGTGCCCGGCATTTCCAGCTCGATCGGTGTACCCGGCTTACAGCAGATACCGGTAACGCACCGTGGCGCCAGCGAGAGCTTTTGGGTGATCACCGGTACCACTGCCGATCAGCAAATATCAAAAGATCTTTATGATGCTGCCCGCAGCAATGCTACCGTAGTAGTATTGATGGGGCTGCACAAATTGGTACAGATCACCGAGATATTCAAGGCCGAAGGCAAACATGAGCTGCCGGCCGCCATTATTCAAAGTGGATCTACCGACAAAGAGAAAGTAGTGATCGGTACCGTAGAAACTTTGGTAGAACTGGCTGCGGCCAACCAGGTGAAAGCCCCGGCCATGATGATATTTGGCAAGGTGGTATCCTTACATCCGGCGTTCAATACCGTAAAGAACCTTTATGGCATCCTTGCCTAA